The window CCTCGTTATGCTACGGAACCGAATTGAACTTCCGGTACAGCATTTATCACGTCGCGAGCGCCAATGAGGAAGAGCTGAAGAAGGACGACCGGCTTTTCGCACTGGTGGTACTGGCGACCCGTAGGATGCTCGACGCAGGAAAAGACCCTGGAGACCGGGGAAGATATTCGCTGGAACTTTTGAGCTTGATGAAAGAAAAGAATTACGACCTCAAAAGAACACGGAGTGTTCAGAAGTTTGTGTATCGTATATTGAGACTCGGCAGCAAGAAAATTGACCCAAAAGTCAAGGAGGTATGGAAAGTGCACATGATTCCCATTGACCAAGCGGTACGAGAGATTCAAATACGAGATGCCAAAGCAGAAGGAAAAGCAGAAGGTAGAACAGAAGGTAGAACAGAAGGAAAGGCGGAGGGTCAACGCAAAGTCGCCCGCAACTTGTTGGAAATGGGCTGGGACTTGGAGAAAGTCATGAGAGTGAGTGAACTGCCTAGAGAAGATATCGAAGCGTTGTTGATAAACTGACGCCGTCGTCCTTGGGAACGTAGCTCCGTCCCTCTGAGCTTGAACATTTACGATAAAGCGATTCTCATGCAACGGCTTCAGCCATTGCATGGGAATCGCAATGTTGTTGTTGGCGGCGTTTGTTTTGTATTTGGTTTCTTGCCATATGTCTATTTTCATGTTAAACTCCTTTTATGGCTTATCAACGTGAGATGCAGGGCGGAACACGACCGGGATATTAATGCGACTGTAAATATTCTCAGAGTGGGGGCATCCACTCTTAAAGGAGAAGACGTAAGACCAGTTTCAGTCGGCTGTCTTTGTCGATCTTAGACTTCCACGACTTTAGTCGTGGGAGTATGTCAAGAGTGTTGCGCTGTGTTGTCTAAGGGTGTTAAATCGAGGGGGAATATACGAAATGTCTGTATCGAAAGTCTACTTTACTGATATGCGCTGCAAGGTGGGTGTTAGCCTGTTGAGCAAGATGGACAAACTGATTCTTCAGGCTGGTATTGACCAAATCGACTTCAATCAAAAATACGTGGCCATCAAAATCCACTTCGGAGAGCCAGGAAACCTTTCCTATTTGCGGCCGAACTTCGCCAAAACCTTGGCGGACCACATCAAAACCCGGGGCGGCAAACCCTTCCTCACCGATTGCAACACCCTCTACGGGGGACGGCGCAACAACGCTTTGATTCATTTGGACGCGGCCTTTGAGAACGGGTATTCTCCATTCTCCACCGGTTGCCAAAACATCATCGCGGACGGATTGAAAGGAACCGACGACGTGGAGGTTCCTGTCGAGGGTGGTGTCTACTGCAAAACCGCCTCGATCGGCCGGGCCGTGATGGACGCTGATATTCTCGTGTCCCTCAACCACTTCAAAGGGCACGAAGGCACGGGGTTCGGAGGAGCCGTTAAAAACATCGGTATGGGTTGCGGAAGCCGCGCCGGCAAGATGAACATGCACAGCGCCGGCAAGCCAGTGGTAGACCAAGATGCCTGCGTGGGGTGCCGGGTTTGCTCCAAGCACTGCGCTCAAGCCGCCATTTCCTTCTCCAACGGCGGAAAGGCCTTCATCGATCACGCTCAATGCGTTGGCTGCGGCCGGTGCATCGGCGCGTGTAATTTCAACGCCGTTTTTCTCGCCAACTGGGCCGGCAGCAACGACCTCAACTGTAGGATAGCGGAATACTGCAAAGCGGTTCTGGCTGGGCGCCCCCATTTCCACGTCAGCGTCGTGAACCAAGTCTCCCCTTACTGCGACTGCCACGGGGA is drawn from Synergistaceae bacterium and contains these coding sequences:
- a CDS encoding DUF362 domain-containing protein, encoding MSVSKVYFTDMRCKVGVSLLSKMDKLILQAGIDQIDFNQKYVAIKIHFGEPGNLSYLRPNFAKTLADHIKTRGGKPFLTDCNTLYGGRRNNALIHLDAAFENGYSPFSTGCQNIIADGLKGTDDVEVPVEGGVYCKTASIGRAVMDADILVSLNHFKGHEGTGFGGAVKNIGMGCGSRAGKMNMHSAGKPVVDQDACVGCRVCSKHCAQAAISFSNGGKAFIDHAQCVGCGRCIGACNFNAVFLANWAGSNDLNCRIAEYCKAVLAGRPHFHVSVVNQVSPYCDCHGENDAAVVPDIGIFASFDPVALDKACIDAVNAAPGIASSILSERERTHGDHFTDIHPSTDWRVQISHAEKIGLGTGNYELVTVDLP